The genome window ATCGAAAGCGGTGTCGTACCCGTCGCTGGTGCGGGTGGCGCGCGGGTATCTGCGGCTGGTGCGCGATTTTTATTTCAGCAAGAAGAGCAAGGTGGCGCAGGACGAATTTGTCGCGGGCAGTTCCACCTCGCGCCGCTACGCCACCGAAAACATGCTGTACAAAGTTAAAAAATAAATCCGGCGGGACCGGGCGCCGGTTGTACCGGGGTGCCGGTTACACCGTCCGACGAGGCCGGACGCGCCTGTCCTTCCAACCCTGTTTCCAAGTCGTGTGCCATGCAAGTTCTCATCTGGGGTCTGACGCTTCTGGTGCTGGCCCTGGCCATCCATCTCATCGTCTGGAAAATCCGTTTGCCGCGCCGCCAGACCAAGGTGCTGTTGCAGATTTTTTTCGGCACCTTGATCGCCGGATCGGCAGGGTTGTGGACGCACCCGGAGCTTTCCCTGTTCGGCGTCGCCGCGCCGGAGGGGTGGACGCAGTACGCGCGCATTGCCCTGTTGTTCATCGCGTTCACGCTGGCCTACATGATCACGTATTCGGGACTGGAAGCGGACAGTCCGTCGCTGGTGATGGTGCAGACCATCGCCCAGGCGGGCGACGCGGGGTTGCCGCGGCAAACGTTTTTTGAGCGCATGAATGACGATGTGCTGGTCAAGCCGCGCCTGCGCGACCTGTTGACCGACAAGATGGCGACGCTGCAAGACGGCCGTTACCACCTCACCCCGAAAGGCCGGACCATGGCCCGCCTGTTCGTTGTGTACCGCGCTGTGCTCAAAGCCGGCAAGGGGGGCTAGCGATGGAGACGCTGCGCGATTTGGCCCACACCTTCAGCCCGGTGATCGGCCTGGCCATCAATGTGCTGATCCAGATTGCGGTGGCGCGCTGGACGCGCACGGGCCTGTTGAAATCCGTGTACCTAGGCTTCGCCGCCGGACTGGGCGCGGTGGTGGCGGGGGAAGGGATCGTCGCCGCCGGATCGGACGTGGCCCTGCGCGAGGCCCTGGCCCTGCTTGCTGTCAACATTGCCGCCTACGGCATGCTGGGCTACTGCTATTTTCACTTCATCAATCTGGGAGAGACCGCCCGGCGCATCCGTCTGTTGCGGGAACTGCACGAGGCGGGCGGGGGGCTCGATTTGGAGTCCCTGCTCAGCCGTTACAACGCCTCGCAAATGGTTGAAATTCGCTTGCAAAGATTGCTCGGCACCGGCCAGATCGTGGAGCGCGACGGGCGGTATTTCATCGGTAAGCCGCTGATGCTATGGATTTCGCAAGCAATTGTATTGACAAAACGAATTATATTGGGAAAGACCAGTGAATTCGATTGAAACGATTAGAACTTCCGTTATCATAAAGAGACACGCCAGAGGGGCAGAGGGGTCGTTCACCGATCATAGCATTCGTGTAAGTTCGAGTCCCAACCAGGAAAGGTTTCGAACCCATGTTGTTCATCAATCCAGCTTACGAAAAGTTCGGCGGCATGTTGTCGCGCTACATCCCGGTCGGCATTCCGGTGTCGCTGGGCGTCATTTCCGCGTACTTGCGCAAGTATGGCGTGAAGAACATCCGCGTGGTGGATGAAGAAATCGAAACCATCACCCAAGACAACTTTCGCAAGTTCGTGGAAGGTTTGGAGCAGCCGCTGATCATCGGCATCACGGTGCTGACGTCGCAGGCGGGCCGCGCTTACAACATCGGTCGCATGTATAAGGAAGCCTATCCGGACTGCACCGTGATCATGGGCGGCGTGCATGTCACCGCCTTGCCGGAAGAAGCGTTGCGGAATGGATCGGCGGACATCGTGGTGCGCGGCGAAGGTGAGGAAACCATGCGCCAGTTGTACCACTCCCTGCGCGAGGGCGGCGACGCCTGGCAGAAGATCCGCGGCATCACCTTTCTCGATGAGGAGGATGAGCTGGTTTCCAACCCGGACAACGACCTGATCGACAACCTCGACGACGTGCCGATTTTCCCCTACGAATTGTTCGAACACCCCAAATACGACATGGGATTTTTGACCGGCGCGCGCGGCTGCCCCTACAAATGCAGCTATTGCAGCCAGCGCATCCTGACCGGCCTGACCTACCGCTGGCATTCGATGGAACGCATCATCGAAAACGTCAAGATTCTGGTCAACAAATACAAAATTGAAAACATCACCTTTTACGACGATATCTTCAGCGTCAACAAGCGCCGCGTGATCGAGTTGTGCGACGGCATCGTCGAAGCCGGACTGCATGAGAAGTGCGCCTTTGCGGTGCAGACCCGCGCCGACAACATCCACGAAGACATTCTGCCGGCCATGAAGCGCGCCAACTTCAAGACCATTGGCATGGGCATGGAGACCGGCGTCGAGCGCATTGCCAAGGAAGCCAACAAGGACCAGACCGTGGAGCAGCACCTCGATGCGGTGGCGCTCTGCAAAAAATACGGATTCAAGGTATCGCTGTTCATGATTTACGGTTTCCCCGGCGAGAGCAAGGCCGACCGCGACGAGTCGTGGCGGGTGGTCAATGGCGCCAACGTCGGTTTTGTCAAGTTCAACAACCTGATTCCGTATCCCGGCACGCCGATTTATGATGAGGCGCAGCGGGAAGGCCGCCTGCACATCATGGAAGGCTGGCGCAACTTCAACAGCACCCTGTCCATCACGCGCAGTATTTTCGACACGATTCCCCTGGCCTATGTGCCGAAGGGCGTGACCGAATTCGAGTTGAAGCGCGACATCATCCGTCGCAACCTGCAGTATTACTTCCAGTGGAAGATCGTCAAGTCGATCCTGACCCGCGACAAAGGCGTAGGCTGGATCGCCCTGCCGCCGAACTGGTTCCTCAAGCCGCGCGAAGTGGCGGCGTTGACCGGCATGGCCCTCATCCTGGGTTCCAATCTGTTGTTCTCGCTGCTGCCGCCGTTTGTCGGCAACGCGGTGTTTGCGTTGCTCAAGCGCGGACGTTCGGAAGCGGCGCCGAAAGACATCAAGATGAAGGATCGCAAGTTCCGCCGCTCCCGCCTGCCCAAGGGAGCGGAGGCGGAGGCGCCGGAGCCGGCAGCGATGGTCGAAGGCGCGGAAGGCGACGATAAGGCCCGGTCGCAAAAAGGCCGCGCCGAGTGGCTGGGGTGGTCCTCGCCGAGTTGATCCGGCAACGCCCTCTCTCTACCGGACCCACCTCTCTTATTCTGGAAATTTCCTGTAAGGCGAAAAGTGCGCTCAGATCCCGCCGGGTGGTGCGCCCGGGTTAACGGACCAAGCCGTTCTTGAGCGCGTAGTGGATGAGCTCGGCGTTGTTCTTCATCCCCATTTTTTCCAGGATGTTGGAACGGTGGGTGCTGATGGTGGTGATGCTGAGGGACAGTTCGTCGGCGATTTCCTTGGTTTTCTTGCCGGAAGCGATCATGCAGAACACCTGGAACTCGCGTTCGGAGAGAACGGCGTGCCGGGGCTGACCGTCTTTCTTGTCCAGTTCCTGAATCAGTTTTTCCCCCAGCGACGGGCTGATGAACTTGCCGCCACCGGATACGGTGCGGATGGCCTGCACCAGTTGTTCCGGTGCGCTGGATTTGGTGAGGTAGCCGGAGGCCCCCGCCTTGATCAACCGCACGCCGTAATGATCTTCCGGAAAAATGCTGAGGATGATGACACCCAGGTGCGGATGGCTGTACTTCATCTGTGACATCACCTCCCACCCGCTTTTTTCCGGCATTTCGATGTCCATCAACATGACATCGATATCCAGCCCCTTGATCTTTTCCAGTACTTCGTTGCCGTGTGAGGCTTCGCCGACCACTTCCATGTCCGCATTCTGAACGATGATGTGTTTGATGCCCTGGCGGACGACCGCGTGGTCATCGACCACGAAAACTCTGATTTTGTTATGGGATGTTTTCATATTGTTTGACCGGGATGATGGCGCGGACGGTGGTGCCGGATAAGGGATTGCCTTCAATGGTGGTGTCGCCGTTCAGGGCGCGGGCGCGCTCCTGAATCCCAAGCAGCCCCAATGACTGAGAGTTGTACAACTGATGTTTCTGGATCCCGCGTCCGTCATCGCAGATCTCCAAAATCACCTCGTTTTCTTTTTCTTCGACTTGAATGGTGACGTTGCTGGCGCCGGAATGACGGGCGACGTTGGTCATGGCTTCCTGATAAATGCGGAACAGGGTTGTGGACAGGTTGCGTTCCAGAATGATTTTTTCCGGTGTGAAGGTGATGTGGCAGCGCATGCCCGTCCGTTTTTCAAATTCCGATGTCTCCCAGCGGATGGCTTCCGAGAGGCCGAGCACGTCGAGAATCTGCGGACGCAGTTCGGTGGCGATGCGCTGTACGGAGTGAATGGTGTCGTCGATCAACTGGCTCATCGACCGCGTGCGTTGCGGCACTTCCTGTGAACCGTTGTTGACGTCGTTGACCAGGCAGGCGAGTTCCATCTTGAGCGCCGTCAGC of Nitrospina watsonii contains these proteins:
- a CDS encoding B12-binding domain-containing radical SAM protein; this encodes MLFINPAYEKFGGMLSRYIPVGIPVSLGVISAYLRKYGVKNIRVVDEEIETITQDNFRKFVEGLEQPLIIGITVLTSQAGRAYNIGRMYKEAYPDCTVIMGGVHVTALPEEALRNGSADIVVRGEGEETMRQLYHSLREGGDAWQKIRGITFLDEEDELVSNPDNDLIDNLDDVPIFPYELFEHPKYDMGFLTGARGCPYKCSYCSQRILTGLTYRWHSMERIIENVKILVNKYKIENITFYDDIFSVNKRRVIELCDGIVEAGLHEKCAFAVQTRADNIHEDILPAMKRANFKTIGMGMETGVERIAKEANKDQTVEQHLDAVALCKKYGFKVSLFMIYGFPGESKADRDESWRVVNGANVGFVKFNNLIPYPGTPIYDEAQREGRLHIMEGWRNFNSTLSITRSIFDTIPLAYVPKGVTEFELKRDIIRRNLQYYFQWKIVKSILTRDKGVGWIALPPNWFLKPREVAALTGMALILGSNLLFSLLPPFVGNAVFALLKRGRSEAAPKDIKMKDRKFRRSRLPKGAEAEAPEPAAMVEGAEGDDKARSQKGRAEWLGWSSPS
- a CDS encoding response regulator, producing MKTSHNKIRVFVVDDHAVVRQGIKHIIVQNADMEVVGEASHGNEVLEKIKGLDIDVMLMDIEMPEKSGWEVMSQMKYSHPHLGVIILSIFPEDHYGVRLIKAGASGYLTKSSAPEQLVQAIRTVSGGGKFISPSLGEKLIQELDKKDGQPRHAVLSEREFQVFCMIASGKKTKEIADELSLSITTISTHRSNILEKMGMKNNAELIHYALKNGLVR